The following proteins are co-located in the Streptomyces bottropensis ATCC 25435 genome:
- a CDS encoding ferredoxin reductase family protein, which translates to MGAAVSPDVRRGGVAPVVAARWALWTFVLVNLVIVEVLFLTAGTGKNGVLTVAKFFGLHAAVLMLFQLLLVARLPWLDRRIGMDRLTVWHRWVGFTLLWTILTHAALVVLGYARLSDTSLPKTFSALAGVPASLLGMWAAVFVVVVAAVSVRRVRRRLRYETWHGLHLLLYLALGLAFVHQLQETTTFASSSAAEVYWWALWLFAFGSLVTARLVVPVWRNLYHRFRVVAVVPESDDVVSVHISGRHLDRLPARAGQFCFWRFPGHNHWWLANPFSLSTAPDGRALRLTAKAAGGASAGLRHLPVGSRVFVEGPYGAFTSLHRTRPGALLIAGGVGITPVRALLEEEPAGDVVVLYRVRSERDAVLLGEIRALVAARGGRLYLLTGRRGEGRPPFEPESLGALVPDIAERDVYVCGPPAMTSAVLSGLRALKVPRRQVHAERFGLA; encoded by the coding sequence ATGGGGGCTGCGGTCTCACCGGACGTGCGGCGGGGCGGTGTGGCGCCGGTGGTGGCGGCGCGGTGGGCGCTGTGGACGTTCGTCCTGGTCAACCTGGTGATCGTCGAGGTTCTGTTCCTCACCGCCGGGACCGGGAAGAACGGGGTGCTCACGGTCGCCAAGTTCTTCGGCCTGCACGCCGCCGTGCTGATGTTGTTCCAGCTGCTGCTGGTGGCCCGGCTGCCGTGGCTGGACCGCCGTATCGGCATGGACCGGCTGACGGTGTGGCACCGGTGGGTCGGCTTCACCCTGCTGTGGACGATCCTCACCCATGCCGCGCTGGTGGTGCTCGGGTACGCGAGGCTCAGCGACACGTCGTTGCCGAAGACGTTCTCCGCGCTGGCCGGAGTGCCCGCTTCCCTGCTCGGCATGTGGGCCGCGGTGTTCGTGGTCGTGGTCGCGGCCGTCTCCGTCCGTCGGGTGCGGCGGCGGCTGCGCTACGAGACCTGGCACGGTCTGCACCTGCTGCTGTACCTGGCGTTGGGGCTGGCGTTCGTCCACCAGCTGCAGGAGACCACGACGTTCGCCTCGTCGTCGGCGGCCGAGGTCTACTGGTGGGCGCTGTGGCTGTTCGCGTTCGGATCCCTGGTGACCGCGCGCCTCGTCGTGCCCGTGTGGCGGAACCTCTATCACCGGTTCCGGGTCGTGGCGGTGGTGCCGGAGTCGGACGACGTCGTGTCGGTCCACATCTCCGGCCGTCACCTGGACAGGCTGCCGGCCAGAGCCGGCCAGTTCTGCTTCTGGCGCTTCCCCGGGCACAACCACTGGTGGCTGGCGAATCCGTTCTCACTGTCGACGGCACCCGACGGCCGTGCGCTGCGCCTGACCGCGAAGGCCGCGGGCGGCGCCAGTGCCGGACTTCGGCATCTCCCGGTCGGGAGCCGGGTCTTCGTCGAGGGGCCGTACGGGGCGTTCACCTCGCTGCATCGCACCCGCCCCGGGGCCCTGCTGATCGCCGGCGGGGTGGGGATCACACCCGTCCGGGCCCTGCTGGAGGAGGAACCGGCCGGCGATGTCGTCGTGCTCTACCGGGTGCGCAGCGAGAGGGACGCGGTGCTGCTCGGCGAGATACGCGCACTGGTCGCGGCGCGCGGCGGTCGGCTGTACCTGCTCACCGGCCGCCGCGGGGAGGGCAGGCCGCCGTTCGAGCCGGAGAGCCTGGGTGCCCTGGTCCCCGACATCGCCGAGCGCGACGTGTACGTGTGCGGTCCGCCCGCGATGACCTCGGCCGTGCTCAGCGGCCTGCGCGCGCTGAAGGTCCCCCGACGGCAGGTGCACGCCGAGAGGTTCGGCCTGGCCTGA
- a CDS encoding alpha/beta fold hydrolase — translation MTGSPSPAATRTAGPRDAPTGGPRRLVSRTAAGAVLCLVGALTVPATPAAADPAPTGPLTRYHDQHLDWKSCLLGPDDETGEELQRAGAQCADVTVPLDYADPGGRTITVAISRIRATDTARRVGPLLLNGGGPGGQSIGDPPWVRTAMKQAGERFDVVGVDPRFVGRSTPLDCRWPTGSFIRGAGKDRAAFDRSVGLARELADRCRTSQGDVLPYATTRNTARDMDVVRAALGERRISYLGYSYGTYLGQVYATMFPGRTDRVVLDGLVAPDSYNPRLLRGTEPANRHALAGWAAWAAARDTTYGLGRTGSEVLAVVNRIRTAAERAPLAIGDHRVDEHLVPVVALTGLSQDNDAAYADLARAVRDMRRAVAGRTVTPSPWLAETLDFLLTGSGSAYGSVQTAILCGDASAPRSPETYWRDVRRARAKDPLFGPVTHNINPCAFWAPPREHPTTIRRDLPALLVNATGDPRTIYRNARTVRRMWPSSRLLTLRGADQHAVYGVFGNSCADTTVNTYLSTGHLPDTDVTCARSAG, via the coding sequence ATGACCGGCTCTCCCTCCCCCGCCGCCACGCGTACGGCCGGCCCACGCGACGCACCGACCGGCGGTCCGCGCCGGCTCGTGTCGCGCACCGCGGCAGGGGCTGTCCTGTGCCTGGTCGGGGCCCTCACCGTCCCCGCCACGCCCGCCGCGGCAGACCCCGCCCCCACCGGTCCCCTCACCCGCTACCACGATCAACACCTGGACTGGAAGAGCTGCCTGCTGGGACCCGACGACGAGACCGGCGAGGAACTCCAGCGGGCCGGCGCCCAGTGTGCCGACGTCACCGTCCCGTTGGACTACGCGGATCCGGGCGGCCGTACGATCACCGTCGCGATCTCGCGCATCCGGGCCACCGACACGGCCCGTCGCGTAGGCCCTCTGCTGCTCAACGGGGGCGGCCCCGGCGGGCAGAGCATCGGCGACCCGCCGTGGGTGCGCACGGCGATGAAGCAGGCCGGTGAGCGCTTCGACGTGGTGGGCGTCGACCCCCGTTTCGTCGGCCGCAGCACGCCCCTGGACTGCCGTTGGCCCACCGGCTCCTTCATACGCGGCGCGGGGAAGGACCGGGCGGCGTTCGACCGCTCGGTGGGGTTGGCCAGGGAACTCGCCGACCGCTGCCGGACGTCCCAGGGCGACGTCCTGCCGTACGCCACGACCCGCAACACCGCGCGCGACATGGACGTCGTCCGCGCCGCACTCGGCGAGCGCAGGATCTCCTACCTCGGCTATTCGTACGGCACCTACCTCGGCCAGGTGTACGCCACGATGTTCCCCGGCCGCACCGACCGCGTCGTCCTGGACGGTCTCGTCGCCCCCGACAGTTACAACCCCCGGCTGCTGCGCGGCACGGAGCCGGCCAACCGGCACGCCCTGGCGGGCTGGGCCGCCTGGGCGGCCGCCCGCGACACCACCTACGGTCTGGGCCGGACCGGGAGCGAGGTGCTGGCGGTCGTGAACAGGATCCGGACAGCGGCCGAACGCGCTCCCCTGGCGATCGGCGACCACCGGGTGGACGAGCATCTCGTCCCCGTCGTCGCCCTCACCGGCCTCTCGCAGGACAACGACGCCGCCTACGCCGATCTCGCCCGGGCCGTACGGGACATGCGCCGCGCCGTCGCCGGCCGCACGGTCACCCCGTCACCATGGCTGGCCGAGACCCTCGACTTCCTGCTGACCGGATCCGGCTCCGCGTACGGCAGCGTCCAGACGGCGATCCTGTGCGGGGACGCGTCCGCGCCGCGTTCCCCCGAGACGTACTGGCGCGACGTCCGACGCGCCCGCGCGAAGGACCCGTTGTTCGGTCCCGTCACCCACAACATCAATCCGTGCGCGTTCTGGGCCCCGCCGCGCGAGCACCCGACCACGATCCGCCGCGACCTCCCGGCCCTCCTCGTCAACGCGACCGGCGACCCGCGCACCATCTACCGCAACGCGCGGACGGTACGGCGCATGTGGCCCTCCTCCCGCCTGCTCACCCTCCGGGGCGCGGACCAGCACGCCGTGTACGGCGTGTTCGGCAACTCCTGCGCCGACACGACGGTCAACACCTACCTGTCCACCGGCCACCTCCCCGACACGGACGTCACCTGCGCCCGGTCGGCCGGCTGA
- a CDS encoding serine hydrolase domain-containing protein: MPTFLPNSTTGRRVGLAALMTAVVLAATGPTATARTPGPRSAVDCGTHDRTRQVLRDLTTRHGVAGAAVLVTGPTAGRSCGRWAASAGTADLRTGRPMNTTDRLRVGSVTKTFTAALVLQLVAEHRLSLDAPVDRYLPGLIQDDGQDRRPITVRHLLRHTSGLPDYLDAPEWELPQRQRYRHFEPRDLVARALELPRPQGGWHYATTNYLILGMIVREVTGRTPEAEITRRIIEPLGLRDTYWPGDDTHVRGAHSRSYFTDGDGRHADGTAWNMTFGGVGGALVSTPGDLTRFATALFDGRLLPAAQLAQMRRTVEADADRLWPGARYGLGLISTPLSCGGTWWGHAGTVPGGHRALVAVGPGGRSVAVALNEVPASLQAESAFLDLVDKSLCEGALFERTTA; the protein is encoded by the coding sequence ATGCCAACCTTCTTACCGAACTCGACGACCGGCAGGCGCGTCGGCCTCGCGGCGCTGATGACGGCGGTCGTCCTGGCCGCCACCGGTCCGACGGCGACCGCACGGACGCCGGGCCCGCGCTCCGCCGTGGACTGCGGCACGCACGACCGGACCCGCCAGGTGCTGCGCGACCTCACCACCCGGCACGGCGTCGCCGGTGCCGCGGTCCTGGTGACCGGCCCCACCGCGGGCAGGTCCTGCGGGCGTTGGGCCGCGTCGGCCGGAACGGCGGATCTGCGCACCGGGCGCCCGATGAACACCACCGACCGGCTGCGCGTCGGCAGCGTGACCAAGACGTTCACCGCGGCGCTCGTCCTGCAACTCGTCGCCGAGCACCGCCTGTCGCTGGACGCCCCCGTCGACCGCTATCTGCCCGGCCTGATCCAGGACGACGGCCAGGACCGCCGTCCGATCACCGTACGCCACCTCCTGCGGCACACCAGCGGGTTGCCCGACTATCTCGACGCCCCCGAATGGGAGCTTCCCCAGCGGCAGCGGTATCGCCACTTCGAACCCCGCGACCTCGTCGCACGCGCTCTCGAACTGCCGCGCCCGCAGGGCGGCTGGCACTACGCCACCACCAACTACCTGATCCTCGGCATGATCGTCCGCGAGGTCACCGGCCGCACTCCCGAGGCGGAGATCACCCGCCGCATCATCGAGCCCCTCGGACTGCGCGACACCTACTGGCCCGGCGACGACACGCACGTGCGCGGAGCGCACTCCCGCAGCTACTTCACCGACGGCGACGGCCGGCACGCCGACGGCACCGCCTGGAACATGACCTTCGGCGGGGTCGGCGGCGCCCTCGTCTCCACACCGGGCGACCTGACACGGTTCGCCACCGCCCTGTTCGACGGGCGCCTGCTGCCCGCCGCCCAGCTCGCGCAGATGCGGCGGACGGTGGAGGCCGACGCCGACCGGCTCTGGCCGGGCGCCCGCTACGGGCTGGGCCTGATCTCGACACCGCTTTCCTGCGGCGGCACGTGGTGGGGGCACGCGGGGACGGTGCCCGGCGGCCACCGGGCGCTGGTCGCCGTCGGTCCAGGCGGCCGGAGCGTCGCCGTCGCCCTCAACGAGGTGCCCGCCTCGCTCCAGGCCGAGTCCGCCTTCCTGGACCTCGTCGACAAGTCCCTCTGCGAGGGCGCGCTTTTCGAAAGGACCACCGCATGA
- a CDS encoding SMI1/KNR4 family protein: MTDTTAFDWRTFLLRWSEEWADSLPEDETRGEDDEAAHRARWLGLPPASRERIAAMEDRLGRRMPPSYREFLAVSDGWRHAGEFVWLLAGTADARWHDDESGLAAMYEEHLDEDAGPEERLEVDIWRRGLQLDVESDVTHVLMDPEDVDDNGEWAVYTWASWRAAPPERHANFLEFMRAMHREFHSLRAHAGDGEPVFANDTTLRLDAAMDEARQEALRGGWERAGEALDEAAAYGRPRAAGLGDQIRRLLGQTSMVYFDGVVTDPRYAPELLPSLVAEHAAHSYRDDSTLTYHLRGASDDLLSLAYATLEAVRNGTYRYTASGPFGEAVGRARESARWGDTDGAWRTLMNALPVWEPLGPDHLAPLGWVADPVLGPLLTPERGRELLSTPRGGHAGEAPGPAPTALDPGDLTWLAEPDPGNNRTSYRFVLVEGVEPEELPGRLADREGGGDRDRDNTVLNAPMTLWEARRRSLRNRNEFSSYADRALVAVGRAGTGWSFAFDPDASQFDPQRFVSPAVAAGEGTRAVVVWSGLRRTHGEPFFHLSVARDGAEQCAFTYAGGEVRSSGEIPRALDPSLFFGDLEDHTEVERALLEAVTREFGVCLPRHAIVHGRLHTFVTRSWTRPPRDGETFSVIRVG; encoded by the coding sequence ATGACGGACACCACGGCATTCGACTGGCGGACGTTCCTGCTCAGGTGGAGCGAGGAGTGGGCGGATTCCCTGCCGGAGGACGAGACCCGGGGCGAGGACGACGAAGCCGCGCACCGGGCGCGATGGCTGGGGCTTCCCCCCGCGTCGCGGGAGCGGATCGCAGCCATGGAGGACCGCCTCGGCCGGCGGATGCCCCCGTCGTACCGGGAGTTCCTCGCGGTCAGCGACGGGTGGCGGCACGCGGGAGAGTTCGTGTGGCTGCTGGCGGGGACCGCGGACGCGCGTTGGCACGACGACGAGTCGGGGCTCGCGGCCATGTACGAGGAGCATCTGGACGAGGACGCCGGGCCCGAGGAGCGGCTGGAGGTGGACATCTGGCGGCGCGGGCTGCAACTCGACGTCGAGTCCGACGTCACCCACGTCCTCATGGATCCCGAGGACGTGGACGACAACGGTGAGTGGGCGGTGTACACCTGGGCGAGCTGGCGGGCCGCGCCACCCGAACGGCACGCCAACTTCCTGGAGTTCATGCGGGCGATGCACCGCGAGTTCCACAGTCTGCGGGCACACGCGGGCGACGGGGAGCCGGTGTTCGCCAACGACACGACGCTCAGGCTGGACGCCGCGATGGACGAGGCCCGGCAGGAGGCGCTGCGCGGCGGCTGGGAACGCGCCGGGGAAGCGCTCGACGAGGCCGCGGCGTACGGCAGACCGCGGGCCGCCGGACTGGGCGACCAGATACGCCGCCTGCTCGGACAGACCTCCATGGTGTATTTCGACGGCGTGGTGACGGACCCGCGGTACGCCCCCGAGCTGCTGCCCTCGCTGGTCGCCGAGCACGCGGCGCACTCGTACCGGGACGACTCCACGCTGACCTACCATCTGCGGGGCGCGAGCGACGACCTGCTGTCACTGGCCTACGCGACCCTGGAGGCGGTGCGGAACGGCACGTACCGGTACACCGCGAGCGGGCCGTTCGGCGAGGCGGTCGGACGGGCACGGGAGTCGGCACGGTGGGGTGACACGGACGGCGCCTGGCGGACACTGATGAACGCGCTGCCCGTGTGGGAGCCGCTGGGGCCGGACCACCTGGCTCCGCTGGGGTGGGTGGCCGATCCCGTGCTCGGGCCGCTGCTGACCCCGGAGCGGGGTCGCGAGTTGCTGTCGACTCCCCGGGGAGGGCACGCGGGTGAGGCTCCGGGGCCGGCGCCCACCGCGCTCGACCCGGGTGACCTGACGTGGCTGGCGGAGCCCGACCCGGGCAACAACCGCACGTCCTACCGGTTCGTTCTGGTGGAGGGGGTGGAGCCGGAAGAGTTGCCCGGACGTCTCGCGGACCGGGAAGGGGGCGGGGACCGGGACCGGGACAACACCGTGCTGAACGCCCCCATGACCCTGTGGGAGGCGCGCCGCAGGTCGCTGCGGAACCGGAATGAGTTCTCGTCCTACGCCGACCGGGCTCTCGTGGCGGTCGGCCGGGCGGGCACCGGCTGGAGCTTCGCCTTCGACCCGGACGCCTCCCAGTTCGACCCACAGCGGTTCGTCTCCCCGGCCGTGGCCGCCGGTGAGGGCACTCGCGCGGTGGTGGTGTGGAGCGGCTTGAGGAGGACGCACGGGGAGCCCTTCTTCCACCTCTCGGTGGCGCGGGACGGTGCCGAGCAGTGCGCGTTCACGTACGCGGGCGGAGAGGTCCGGTCGAGCGGGGAGATACCCCGGGCGCTGGATCCGAGCCTGTTCTTCGGTGACCTGGAGGACCACACCGAGGTGGAACGGGCCCTGCTGGAAGCCGTGACCCGCGAATTCGGTGTCTGTCTGCCCCGTCACGCCATCGTGCACGGGCGGCTGCACACGTTCGTCACCCGTTCCTGGACACGGCCGCCCAGGGACGGTGAGACGTTCTCGGTGATCCGCGTGGGCTAG
- a CDS encoding enoyl-CoA hydratase-related protein → MNTLKIERHDRVVTVRLHRPHVLNALNSELLAELLDVLRPLDRDPDVGCFVVTGSEKVFAAGADIKEMAGKSAVDMAAEDYFAGWEEFAGFRTPKIAAVNGYALGGGCELAMMCDLIIAGESAVFGQPEIKLGVIPGIGGTQRLTRLVGRAKAMDLILTGRTMNAREAEASGLVSRVVPDDRVLTESTEAATTVASYGRPAVTAARESVDRALETGLRDGLLFERRVFHALFATEDQSEGMSAFMKKRAPVFKGH, encoded by the coding sequence ATGAATACCCTCAAGATCGAACGTCATGACCGCGTCGTCACGGTACGACTCCACCGACCGCACGTCCTGAACGCCCTCAACAGCGAGCTGCTGGCCGAACTCCTCGACGTACTACGTCCGTTGGACCGCGACCCGGATGTCGGCTGCTTCGTCGTCACCGGTTCGGAGAAGGTCTTCGCGGCCGGTGCCGACATCAAGGAGATGGCCGGGAAGTCTGCCGTGGACATGGCCGCGGAGGACTACTTCGCGGGCTGGGAGGAGTTCGCCGGATTCCGGACGCCGAAGATCGCGGCGGTCAACGGCTACGCGCTGGGCGGCGGTTGCGAACTCGCGATGATGTGTGACCTGATCATCGCGGGCGAGTCGGCGGTCTTCGGCCAGCCGGAGATCAAGCTCGGCGTGATCCCCGGCATCGGCGGCACCCAGCGGCTCACCCGCCTGGTCGGCCGGGCCAAGGCCATGGACCTGATCCTTACTGGCCGCACGATGAACGCCCGCGAGGCAGAGGCCTCGGGCCTGGTGTCGCGTGTGGTCCCGGACGACCGCGTCCTCACCGAGAGCACGGAAGCCGCCACGACAGTTGCCTCCTACGGCCGCCCGGCCGTCACGGCCGCCCGCGAGTCGGTCGACCGGGCTTTGGAGACCGGTCTGCGCGACGGGCTTCTCTTCGAACGGCGCGTGTTCCATGCGCTGTTCGCGACGGAGGACCAGAGCGAGGGGATGAGCGCGTTCATGAAGAAGAGGGCGCCTGTTTTCAAGGGGCACTGA
- a CDS encoding amino acid adenylation domain-containing protein — translation MPLSHLSLQDRALFWQFGQGTEIPVTDPLVHHAVERQAAAAPGAVAAEHQGTTITYGELNRRADRLAARLVREGVRPGDHVGLFVRRSIPMLVGLLGTLKAGAAYVPQDIGLAPVAQLRHVIRTAGTRVVLTQSEHTLRVPLPDTGHRLITLDDDDLANLSTQGRVRLERPLRPDDGCYVLFTSGTTGKPNGVKVTHRNVANILLTEPGDLGIRPGDRVAQLLNIAFDMAAWEILGCLAHGGTLLVRGKDVAATARTAHVLIATPTVLSGIDPADCPHVRTVAVAGEPCPRPLADAWARRSAFHNSCGPTETTIVNTMRHHRVDDALLTIGRPTPNNTVYVLDEHRRALPIGEVGEMWAGGDCVSAGYLNNEALNAERYALDPFLGGGHRMFRTRDLGRWTPDGELEHLGRTDDQVKVRGFRVELDSVSSVLESVAGCSRAITLKRDARSLISFVCPADVDPDKARRAVADVLPYYCVPATVLPVAALPETDRGKVDRAALLRLAAEREKATHHAARPVTAHGEGAPLLPVSAVREGAA, via the coding sequence ATGCCCCTGAGTCATCTGTCCCTCCAAGACAGGGCCCTGTTCTGGCAGTTCGGCCAAGGTACAGAGATCCCCGTCACCGACCCCCTCGTCCACCACGCCGTCGAACGGCAGGCCGCTGCCGCGCCGGGCGCCGTCGCCGCCGAGCACCAGGGCACGACGATCACGTACGGCGAGCTGAACCGTCGTGCCGACCGGCTCGCGGCCAGACTCGTACGGGAGGGCGTACGGCCCGGCGATCACGTCGGCCTCTTCGTACGCCGCTCCATCCCGATGCTCGTCGGACTGCTCGGCACGCTGAAGGCCGGCGCCGCGTACGTCCCGCAGGACATCGGCCTCGCCCCCGTCGCCCAGCTGCGACACGTCATCCGCACCGCCGGGACCCGGGTCGTCCTCACTCAGTCGGAGCACACGCTGCGGGTGCCCCTGCCTGACACCGGACACCGGCTGATCACGCTCGACGACGACGATCTCGCCAACCTCTCCACGCAAGGGCGGGTCCGTCTCGAGCGGCCCTTACGGCCCGACGACGGGTGCTACGTCCTGTTCACCTCCGGCACCACCGGCAAACCCAACGGGGTGAAGGTCACCCACCGCAACGTCGCGAACATCCTCCTCACCGAGCCCGGTGACCTGGGCATCCGCCCCGGCGACCGGGTCGCCCAGCTCCTCAACATCGCCTTCGACATGGCCGCCTGGGAGATCCTCGGCTGCCTCGCCCACGGTGGCACGCTCCTCGTCCGAGGCAAGGACGTCGCGGCGACGGCCCGTACGGCACACGTGCTGATCGCGACGCCGACGGTACTGTCCGGAATCGACCCGGCGGACTGCCCCCATGTGCGAACGGTGGCGGTCGCGGGCGAGCCGTGCCCGCGCCCGCTCGCGGACGCCTGGGCCCGGCGGTCGGCTTTCCACAACTCCTGCGGGCCCACGGAGACGACGATCGTCAACACGATGCGCCACCACCGCGTGGACGACGCACTGCTCACGATCGGCCGCCCCACCCCCAACAACACGGTGTACGTCCTCGATGAGCACCGGCGTGCGCTGCCCATCGGGGAGGTCGGCGAGATGTGGGCCGGGGGCGACTGCGTATCGGCGGGCTACTTGAACAACGAGGCGCTGAACGCCGAGCGGTACGCCCTCGACCCCTTCCTCGGCGGCGGACACCGCATGTTCCGTACCCGCGACCTCGGCCGCTGGACGCCCGACGGCGAACTCGAGCATCTGGGCCGTACCGACGACCAGGTCAAGGTCCGCGGCTTCCGCGTGGAACTCGACTCCGTCTCCTCGGTGCTGGAGTCGGTGGCGGGCTGCTCCCGCGCCATCACGCTCAAGCGCGACGCCCGGAGCCTGATCTCCTTCGTCTGCCCGGCCGACGTCGACCCGGACAAGGCCCGGCGCGCGGTGGCCGACGTACTGCCGTACTACTGCGTGCCGGCCACGGTCCTCCCGGTGGCCGCGCTGCCGGAGACGGACCGGGGCAAGGTCGACCGGGCGGCACTGCTGCGGCTGGCGGCGGAGCGGGAGAAGGCCACGCACCATGCCGCGCGTCCGGTGACGGCTCATGGCGAGGGAGCACCCCTGCTGCCGGTGTCGGCGGTGCGAGAGGGGGCAGCCTGA
- a CDS encoding hydroxysqualene dehydroxylase, whose translation MGGTTRRGFLGTATAAAAGGGVTLATPRRAAARDGATPGTVAVLGGGVAGLTAAHELAERGFRVTVYERKALGGKARSMDVPDSGKGGRAHLPGEHGFRFIPGIYHNLPDTMRRIPFPGNPHGVHDNLVAPKEMLFARSGGREDIRIPLPWPGNTPADLTPDEIRRALTSFLDTALSLPLHEALYFADRFLVFLTSCDERRDNTWEQMPWWEFVRAERMSYDYQRILAVGITRNIVATKAEEASTRTVGTLLEAFAFNVLGRGADGPLDRILNAPTNEAWIDPWVTYLRSLGVEFRIGWTVQDLPMDAGRVAGAVVQGPDGTRRTVTADHYISAMPVEHARRTWNSAVRAADPRLAACDGLETDWMTGIQFYLTERTPILHGHLDLIDSPWSLTAIAQAQHWPGHDFPADFGDGTVADCLSVDVSEWDRPGILYGRTAKQCTRAEVAREVWAQLKAALNDSGRTVLKDSVLHSWFLDPAVDGLGTPTPVNEEQLLIHPVGTFHLRPRSATRIPNLFLSGDYVSVPIDLATMEGANTSARQAVNALLDSIGSTAERCTVTPLYRAPEFEALKRHDRTRYRLRLPNLFDIG comes from the coding sequence ATGGGCGGCACCACGCGCAGAGGGTTCCTGGGCACGGCCACCGCCGCGGCCGCCGGCGGCGGGGTCACCCTCGCCACCCCCCGGCGGGCCGCCGCCCGGGACGGCGCGACCCCGGGGACCGTGGCCGTGCTGGGCGGGGGCGTCGCCGGGCTCACGGCCGCGCACGAGCTCGCCGAACGCGGCTTCCGGGTGACGGTCTACGAACGCAAGGCGCTGGGCGGCAAGGCCCGCAGCATGGACGTGCCCGACAGCGGCAAGGGCGGCCGCGCCCACCTGCCCGGGGAGCACGGCTTCCGCTTCATCCCCGGGATTTACCACAACCTCCCCGACACCATGCGGCGCATCCCCTTCCCCGGCAACCCCCACGGCGTCCACGACAACCTCGTGGCCCCCAAGGAAATGCTGTTCGCCCGGTCCGGCGGCCGTGAGGACATCCGGATCCCGCTCCCCTGGCCCGGCAACACCCCGGCCGACCTCACCCCCGACGAGATCCGCCGCGCCCTCACCTCGTTCCTGGACACCGCCCTCAGCCTCCCCCTCCACGAGGCCCTCTACTTCGCCGACCGCTTCCTGGTCTTCCTCACCAGCTGCGACGAACGCCGCGACAACACCTGGGAGCAGATGCCTTGGTGGGAGTTCGTGCGTGCCGAACGCATGTCGTACGACTACCAGCGGATCCTCGCCGTCGGCATCACCCGCAACATCGTGGCCACCAAGGCGGAGGAGGCCAGCACCCGCACGGTCGGCACGCTGCTGGAGGCGTTCGCGTTCAACGTCCTCGGGCGGGGCGCGGACGGCCCCCTGGACCGGATCCTCAACGCGCCCACGAACGAGGCCTGGATCGACCCCTGGGTGACGTACCTGAGGTCACTCGGGGTCGAGTTCCGCATCGGCTGGACCGTGCAGGACCTGCCCATGGACGCGGGCCGTGTCGCCGGCGCCGTCGTACAGGGCCCCGATGGCACTCGCCGCACCGTCACCGCCGACCACTACATCTCGGCCATGCCCGTCGAGCACGCCCGCCGCACCTGGAACTCCGCCGTGCGCGCGGCCGACCCCCGACTGGCCGCGTGCGACGGACTGGAGACGGACTGGATGACCGGCATCCAGTTCTATCTGACGGAACGCACGCCGATCCTGCACGGCCATCTCGACCTCATCGACTCCCCCTGGTCGCTGACCGCGATCGCCCAGGCCCAGCACTGGCCGGGCCACGACTTCCCCGCCGACTTCGGCGACGGCACGGTCGCGGACTGTCTGTCCGTGGACGTCTCCGAGTGGGACCGGCCGGGCATCCTGTACGGCAGAACCGCCAAGCAGTGCACGCGCGCCGAAGTCGCCCGCGAGGTGTGGGCCCAGCTGAAGGCGGCCCTCAACGACAGCGGGCGTACGGTCCTGAAGGACTCCGTACTGCACTCCTGGTTCCTCGACCCGGCCGTGGACGGACTCGGCACTCCGACCCCGGTCAACGAGGAGCAGCTGCTCATCCACCCCGTGGGGACCTTCCACCTCCGCCCGCGGTCGGCCACGAGGATCCCCAACCTCTTCCTGTCCGGCGACTACGTGTCCGTGCCCATCGACCTGGCCACCATGGAAGGCGCCAACACCTCGGCCCGCCAGGCCGTCAACGCCCTGCTGGACAGCATCGGTTCGACCGCCGAGAGATGCACGGTCACCCCGCTGTACCGGGCGCCGGAGTTCGAAGCACTCAAACGCCACGACCGCACGCGCTACCGCCTGCGCCTGCCGAACCTCTTCGACATCGGCTGA
- a CDS encoding dihydrofolate reductase family protein, with amino-acid sequence MGLIHMELFATLDLVGQAPGGPDEDPAGFPFGGWQAPLLDEVSGAQVGAAYEDTDALLLGRRTYDIFAAYWPHQKGGEDGAIADLFNRVPKYVASRGKPDLSWAGSTQLGPDLAAAVREIRDRHEHVKVVGSLDLVQSLLREKLFDRLDLWVHPIVLGVGKKVFDGGEVPTNLTLLEPPAAGPKGTVYLRYGLADGTPGTGDMSAPDRGVGHAD; translated from the coding sequence ATGGGCCTCATCCACATGGAACTGTTCGCCACCCTCGACCTCGTCGGGCAGGCGCCCGGCGGCCCCGACGAGGACCCGGCCGGGTTCCCGTTCGGCGGCTGGCAGGCACCCCTGCTGGACGAGGTGTCGGGGGCCCAGGTCGGTGCCGCGTACGAGGACACGGACGCCCTCCTGCTCGGTCGGCGGACGTACGACATCTTCGCCGCCTACTGGCCGCACCAGAAGGGCGGCGAGGACGGCGCGATCGCCGACCTCTTCAACCGTGTCCCGAAGTACGTGGCCTCCCGCGGCAAGCCCGACCTCTCGTGGGCCGGCTCCACGCAGCTCGGCCCGGATCTGGCCGCCGCGGTGCGCGAGATCCGTGACCGGCACGAGCACGTGAAGGTCGTCGGGAGCCTGGATCTGGTGCAGAGCCTTCTGCGGGAGAAGCTCTTCGACCGTCTCGACCTCTGGGTGCACCCGATCGTGCTCGGCGTGGGGAAGAAGGTGTTCGACGGTGGCGAGGTGCCCACGAACCTCACGCTCCTCGAACCACCGGCAGCCGGCCCCAAGGGCACCGTGTACCTGCGCTATGGTCTCGCCGACGGCACCCCCGGCACTGGGGACATGAGCGCACCCGATCGCGGCGTCGGGCACGCCGACTGA